A window of the Kosakonia sp. BYX6 genome harbors these coding sequences:
- the nusA gene encoding transcription termination factor NusA — protein sequence MNKEILAVVEAVSNEKSLPREKIFEALESALATATKKKYEQEIDVRVSIDRKSGDFDTFRRWLIVEEVTQPTREITLEAARYEDESLNLDDYVEDQIESVTFDRITTQTAKQVIVQKVREAERAMVVDQFREHEGEIITGVVKKVNRDNITLDLGNNAEAVILREDMLPRENFRPGDRIRGVLYAVRPEARGAQLFVTRSKPEMLIELFRIEVPEIGEEVIEIKAAARDPGSRAKIAVKTNDKRIDPVGACVGMRGARVQAVSTELGGERIDIVLWDDNPAQFVINAMAPADVASIVVDEDKHTMDIAVEAGNLAQAIGRNGQNVRLASQLSGWELNVMTVEDLQSKHQAEAHAAIDTFTRYLDIDEDFATVLVEEGFSTLEELAYVPIKELLEIDGLDEDTVEALRDRAKNALTTLALAQEESLGNKEPAEDLLNLEGLDRALAFKLAARGVCTLEDLAEQGVDDLSDIEGLTTEKAGELIMAARNICWFGDEA from the coding sequence ATGAACAAAGAAATTTTGGCTGTTGTTGAAGCTGTTTCTAACGAAAAGTCGCTTCCGCGTGAAAAAATCTTTGAAGCGCTGGAAAGTGCTCTGGCTACAGCAACCAAGAAAAAATACGAACAAGAGATTGATGTGCGCGTAAGCATCGATCGTAAAAGTGGTGATTTTGACACCTTCCGTCGTTGGCTCATTGTTGAAGAAGTTACTCAGCCAACGCGTGAAATCACCCTCGAGGCGGCACGTTATGAAGATGAAAGCCTGAATCTTGACGATTACGTTGAAGATCAGATCGAATCTGTGACGTTTGACCGCATCACCACTCAAACCGCTAAGCAAGTTATCGTACAAAAAGTACGTGAAGCTGAGCGCGCAATGGTTGTCGATCAGTTCCGTGAACACGAAGGTGAAATCATCACCGGCGTGGTCAAAAAAGTGAACCGCGACAACATTACACTCGACCTCGGCAACAATGCCGAAGCCGTGATTTTGCGCGAAGATATGCTGCCACGCGAAAACTTCCGTCCGGGCGACCGTATTCGCGGTGTGTTGTATGCCGTGCGTCCAGAAGCACGCGGTGCGCAGCTGTTCGTGACGCGTTCCAAACCGGAAATGCTGATCGAACTGTTCCGCATTGAAGTACCGGAAATCGGCGAAGAAGTCATCGAAATTAAAGCCGCTGCCCGCGATCCGGGTTCACGCGCCAAAATCGCAGTGAAGACCAACGATAAACGTATCGATCCGGTCGGTGCATGCGTTGGTATGCGCGGTGCTCGCGTTCAGGCGGTTTCGACTGAGCTCGGCGGTGAGCGTATTGATATCGTGCTGTGGGACGACAATCCTGCTCAGTTCGTTATCAATGCAATGGCACCGGCTGATGTCGCTTCTATCGTAGTGGATGAAGACAAACACACGATGGATATCGCGGTTGAAGCGGGCAACCTGGCGCAGGCGATTGGCCGTAACGGCCAGAACGTGCGCCTCGCGTCTCAGCTGAGCGGCTGGGAACTCAACGTAATGACCGTTGAGGACCTGCAGTCCAAGCATCAGGCTGAGGCTCATGCAGCGATTGATACCTTTACTCGCTACCTGGATATCGACGAAGATTTCGCCACTGTCTTGGTTGAAGAAGGTTTCTCAACGCTGGAAGAACTGGCCTATGTGCCAATCAAAGAGCTGCTGGAAATCGATGGTCTGGACGAAGATACCGTCGAAGCCCTGCGTGATCGTGCGAAAAATGCATTGACCACCCTGGCGCTGGCGCAGGAAGAAAGTTTGGGTAATAAAGAACCCGCTGAAGACCTGCTTAACCTGGAAGGTCTGGATCGTGCATTGGCTTTCAAACTGGCTGCTCGTGGTGTTTGTACGCTGGAAGACCTCGCCGAGCAAGGTGTAGATGACCTGAGCGATATCGAAGGGTTAACCACCGAGAAAGCAGGTGAGCTCATCATGGCCGCACGTAATATTTGCTGGTTTGGTGACGAAGCGTAA
- the rimP gene encoding ribosome maturation factor RimP: MSTLEQKLTEMITAPVEALGYELVGIEFVRGRTSTLRIYIDSEDGINVDDCADVSHQVSAVLDVEDPITVAYNLEVSSPGLERPLFTAEHYARFKGDEVSLVLRMAVQNRRKWQGIIKDVDGEMITVTVEGKDEVFALSNIQKANLVPHF, translated from the coding sequence TTGTCCACATTAGAGCAAAAATTAACAGAGATGATTACGGCACCGGTTGAAGCACTGGGCTATGAGCTGGTCGGTATCGAATTTGTGCGCGGTCGCACATCTACGCTGCGCATCTATATTGATAGTGAAGATGGCATCAATGTTGATGATTGCGCTGATGTCAGCCACCAGGTCAGTGCGGTACTGGATGTAGAAGATCCGATTACCGTAGCTTACAACCTGGAGGTTTCCTCACCAGGTCTTGAGCGTCCTTTGTTTACGGCTGAGCACTATGCGCGCTTTAAGGGCGACGAAGTCTCGCTGGTTCTGCGTATGGCGGTTCAGAATCGCCGTAAATGGCAGGGCATCATTAAAGATGTCGATGGCGAGATGATCACCGTTACGGTCGAAGGTAAAGATGAAGTGTTCGCATTGAGCAATATCCAGAAAGCGAACCTGGTCCCCCACTTTTAA